The proteins below come from a single Eucalyptus grandis isolate ANBG69807.140 chromosome 3, ASM1654582v1, whole genome shotgun sequence genomic window:
- the LOC104437464 gene encoding uncharacterized isomerase BH0283 — protein MAKKLVHYVVVDAFTETAFKGNPAAVCFLEEDEEKDVEWLQAVAREFNISITCFLTKVAASGTEDWSPRFRLRWFSPVTEFDLCGHATLAAAHTLFTSGMVDSDTIEFMTLSGILTAKRVPETKSSHILKVQDGDLPGVWIELDFPVVPIAEDDAERISCVSKVLNGTSIVEIKKTAKGDHFIVIPSGKEVEEIQPQFEEIQRCPGRGIVITGSAQPDSGFDFVSRFFYPKLGLNEDHVCGSAHCALAPYWSEKLGKKDLVAYAASPRGGVVKVHLDEQNQRVSLRGKAVTVMRGSLLV, from the exons ATGGCAAAGAAGCTCGTGCACTACGTAGTG GTCGATGCATTCACCGAGACCGCGTTCAAGGGGAACCCCGCGGCGGTGTGCTTCCTGGAGGAGGATGAAGAGAAGGACGTGGAGTGGCTACAGGCAGTGGCCAGGGAGTTCAACATCTCCATAACTTGCTTCCTGACTAAAGTAGCTGCCTCGGGGACGGAGGACTGGAGCCCGAGGTTCCGCCTCAGATGGTTCTCTCCCGTCACCGAG TTTGATCTCTGCGGTCATGCGACTCTAGCTGCTGCGCACACTCTCTTCACATCTGGGATGGTAGATTCTGACACCATCGAGTTTATGACATTATCCGGAATTCTGACTGCCAAAAGGGTTCCCGAAACGAAGTCATCCCACATTTTGAAGGTTCAAGATGGTGATTTGCCCGGGGTATGGATTGAATTGGATTTTCCTGTAGTCCCGATCGCTGAAGATGATGCCGAGCGGATTTCATGTGTCTCCAAAGTTCTCAATGGCACTTCCATTGTTGAAATCAAGAAGACAGCAAAGGGCGACCATTTC ATTGTTATCCCGTCGgggaaagaagttgaagaaattCAGCCCCAGTTTGAGGAGATACAGAGATGTCCTGGGAGGGGTATTGTCATCACAGGATCAGCTCAGCCAGACTCGGGATTCGATTTTGTCAGTCGATTCTTTTACCCAAAACTTGGACTGAATGAG GATCATGTATGTGGCAGTGCACATTGTGCTTTGGCACCTTATTGGAGTGAAAAGCTGGGGAAAAAGGATCTCGTTGCCTATgct GCATCGCCCAGAGGTGGAGTAGTGAAGGTGCACTTGGATGAGCAGAACCAGAGAGTGTCATTGCGCGGGAAAGCTGTAACTGTAATGAGGGGCTCTCTTCTTGTTTGA